In Leisingera sp. NJS204, the following are encoded in one genomic region:
- a CDS encoding molybdopterin-binding protein, producing the protein MRFGPVPLHQAKGAILAHSLRGASCKVAKGTVLTADDLQDLAAAGHETLTVARLDPADLHEDAAAAALGHALVPDPSAQGVRISGAGTGRVNLYADRSGLVRLDRAKLEAVNAADPMITVATVPDYHRADADGMLATIKIISYGVAADAIRRASEGAGDAIRVLPPVFSSATLIETQVSDETPPDKGRAAMAGRLHRMGIPLSPRIVVPHREDALAEAITRAPGQLVLVLTGSATSDTHDVAPEALRKAGGSVTRFGMPVDPGNLLFLGIFQDRPVIGLPGCARSPALNGADWVLERVICGLPVTSADIAAMGVGGLLKEIPTRPMPRRDAEG; encoded by the coding sequence ATGAGGTTCGGACCCGTCCCGCTGCATCAGGCCAAGGGCGCCATCCTCGCGCATTCGCTGCGCGGTGCCTCCTGCAAGGTGGCCAAGGGCACGGTGCTGACTGCAGATGACCTCCAGGACCTCGCCGCAGCGGGGCATGAAACCCTGACTGTCGCCCGGCTCGACCCAGCTGATCTGCACGAGGACGCCGCCGCAGCAGCGCTTGGACATGCGCTGGTACCGGACCCGTCGGCGCAGGGCGTTCGCATTTCCGGTGCAGGTACGGGCCGGGTGAACCTCTATGCCGACCGCTCTGGTCTGGTGCGGCTGGACCGGGCCAAGCTGGAGGCCGTCAATGCGGCGGACCCGATGATCACCGTTGCCACAGTGCCGGATTATCACCGCGCCGATGCGGACGGGATGCTGGCCACAATCAAGATCATCTCCTATGGCGTCGCCGCCGACGCCATCCGCCGCGCCAGCGAAGGCGCAGGGGATGCGATCCGGGTGCTGCCGCCGGTATTCTCCTCCGCCACGCTGATTGAAACGCAGGTGAGTGACGAGACGCCGCCGGACAAAGGCCGCGCTGCGATGGCCGGGCGCCTGCACCGGATGGGCATCCCCCTGTCGCCGCGCATTGTGGTGCCGCACCGAGAGGACGCGCTGGCAGAGGCCATCACCCGGGCACCGGGGCAGCTGGTGCTGGTGCTGACCGGCTCGGCGACCTCTGACACCCACGATGTCGCACCTGAGGCTTTGCGCAAAGCAGGCGGCAGCGTCACCCGGTTCGGGATGCCGGTCGATCCCGGCAACCTGTTGTTTCTGGGCATCTTTCAGGACAGGCCTGTCATTGGCCTGCCGGGCTGCGCGCGCTCTCCGGCGCTCAACGGCGCCGATTGGGTGCTGGAGCGGGTGATTTGCGGCCTTCCGGTCACCTCTGCCGATATTGCCGCGATGGGCGTCGGCGGCCTGCTGAAGGAAATCCCCACCCGCCCGATGCCGCGCCGCGATGCAGAAGGTTGA
- a CDS encoding XdhC family protein, whose protein sequence is MHTANPFENAPETALEWHRSGSGAALATVVQTWGSAPRRTGSQLAVSGDGKIEGSVSGGCVEGAVVAEALDALQDGRHRLLEFGVSDADAFAVGLACGGTIKVLVEPAGSALPADLLQELAEARANRTPVAYEVNLATGARRLVREGYPDRMRLDRSGLEDDGETFVAVHNPPLRLVCVGAVHITQALVPMARIAGYDVVIIDPRAAFASPERFPGEMLMDDWPDEALAKLGLDSRTALVLLTHDPKLDDPALQAALKADVFYIGALGSKKTQAARVARMQGAGFSETQINRIHGPIGLDIGAAGPAEIAVSILAEMTAVLRGKQP, encoded by the coding sequence ATGCATACCGCAAACCCGTTTGAGAACGCGCCTGAGACAGCCCTGGAATGGCACCGTTCCGGTTCAGGCGCGGCGCTGGCCACCGTGGTGCAGACCTGGGGATCCGCCCCGCGCCGCACCGGTTCGCAGCTGGCGGTCTCAGGGGATGGCAAGATCGAAGGCTCCGTCTCCGGCGGCTGCGTCGAGGGCGCCGTGGTGGCCGAAGCACTTGACGCACTGCAGGACGGCCGCCACCGCTTGCTGGAATTCGGCGTCAGCGACGCGGACGCCTTTGCCGTCGGCCTGGCCTGCGGCGGCACCATCAAGGTGCTGGTGGAGCCGGCCGGCTCGGCGCTGCCCGCGGACCTGCTGCAAGAACTGGCAGAGGCCCGCGCCAACCGCACGCCCGTGGCCTATGAGGTGAACCTTGCCACCGGCGCCCGCCGCCTGGTCCGCGAGGGATACCCCGACCGGATGCGCCTGGACCGCTCAGGCCTGGAAGACGACGGCGAAACCTTTGTGGCCGTTCACAACCCGCCGCTGCGTCTGGTCTGCGTCGGCGCGGTCCACATCACCCAGGCGCTGGTGCCGATGGCGCGGATCGCGGGGTATGACGTGGTGATCATCGACCCGCGCGCCGCCTTTGCCTCGCCGGAACGCTTCCCCGGCGAGATGCTGATGGACGACTGGCCGGACGAGGCGCTGGCAAAGCTCGGTCTCGACAGCCGCACCGCGCTGGTGCTGCTGACCCATGATCCGAAATTGGACGATCCGGCGCTGCAAGCGGCCCTGAAGGCAGATGTGTTCTACATCGGCGCGCTGGGATCGAAGAAAACACAAGCCGCCCGGGTGGCGCGGATGCAGGGCGCCGGCTTCAGCGAAACCCAAATCAACCGCATCCACGGCCCTATCGGCCTTGATATCGGCGCCGCCGGCCCTGCGGAAATCGCCGTGTCCATTCTGGCCGAAATGACTGCCGTGCTGCGCGGCAAGCAGCCATGA
- a CDS encoding YeeE/YedE thiosulfate transporter family protein, whose protein sequence is MTTILLAIVTGAAFGAVLDRIGASNPGFIGKMLNLTNLNLAKAILLAIGTGSVLMFGGQMAGLVDVGHMSVKTAYAGVFVGGLMLGAGWALSGYCPGTGVVAAASGRKDALFFIAGGLLGAAAYMATYPSWKASGLLDSIAGGKVTLGTVPGAKYEGLTALPGNLLGILLGLGFIALAFALPQRLVPQKAELQPAE, encoded by the coding sequence ATGACAACCATCTTATTGGCAATTGTAACCGGCGCCGCCTTTGGTGCGGTGCTGGACCGGATCGGGGCGTCGAACCCCGGCTTTATCGGCAAGATGCTGAACCTTACCAATCTGAACCTCGCCAAAGCCATCCTGCTGGCAATCGGCACCGGATCGGTTCTGATGTTCGGCGGCCAGATGGCGGGGCTTGTCGATGTCGGCCATATGTCTGTGAAGACCGCCTATGCCGGCGTTTTCGTCGGCGGGCTGATGCTGGGTGCCGGCTGGGCGTTGTCGGGCTATTGCCCTGGCACCGGCGTTGTCGCCGCCGCTTCGGGCCGCAAGGACGCGCTGTTCTTCATCGCGGGCGGGCTCTTGGGCGCGGCTGCCTATATGGCGACCTACCCGTCGTGGAAGGCCAGCGGCCTGCTGGACAGCATCGCGGGCGGCAAGGTCACCCTCGGCACCGTTCCAGGCGCCAAATACGAAGGGTTGACCGCGCTGCCCGGCAATCTGCTGGGCATCCTTCTGGGCCTTGGTTTCATCGCACTGGCCTTTGCCCTGCCGCAGCGGCTGGTGCCGCAAAAGGCTGAACTGCAGCCGGCGGAATAA
- a CDS encoding YeeE/YedE thiosulfate transporter family protein yields MTLNWKAGGLMLGLVFFLAVLLVKPIGVSTQFVILDGIIADAVFPGLVTETAEGTTSTNAYLAKSGGKYARAVSSPLNYSFVFVLAMALGGLLSARLRGGIPQAERTIPALWRANFGGCRMKRYAAAFLGGFIVLYGARLAGGCTSGHMMSGMMQTALSGYIFAAGAFAAAIPVSLLLFKKEA; encoded by the coding sequence ATGACTCTCAACTGGAAAGCCGGAGGCCTCATGCTGGGGCTGGTGTTCTTTCTGGCGGTGCTGCTGGTCAAACCCATCGGGGTTTCAACGCAATTTGTGATCCTGGACGGCATTATCGCGGATGCGGTGTTCCCCGGACTGGTGACAGAAACCGCCGAAGGCACCACCTCCACCAACGCCTATCTGGCAAAATCCGGCGGCAAATATGCCAGGGCCGTCTCCAGCCCGCTGAACTACAGCTTTGTTTTTGTGCTGGCGATGGCGCTGGGCGGGTTGCTGTCGGCCAGGCTGCGCGGCGGCATCCCGCAGGCTGAGCGGACAATCCCTGCGCTCTGGCGCGCCAACTTCGGCGGCTGCCGGATGAAACGATACGCCGCGGCTTTCCTGGGCGGATTCATCGTGCTGTACGGCGCGCGCCTCGCTGGCGGCTGCACCTCGGGGCACATGATGTCCGGCATGATGCAAACCGCGCTCTCCGGCTATATCTTCGCGGCCGGTGCCTTTGCCGCTGCCATCCCCGTCTCGCTGCTGCTGTTCAAAAAGGAGGCCTGA
- a CDS encoding vWA domain-containing protein, producing the protein MPDTPPLTLPDHPKLVQNLTHFARALRKAGLPIGPGRVLDAVQAVAAAGFTSRTDFYWALHACFVTKPEQRAVFAQVFRLFWRDPRYLEHMMAAMLPAIRGVQEDRAAKPAEKRAAEALLDGMQDQPETPDKDEDGTEVEVDTTLTMSAEERLRTLDFEQMSTSEIAAAKRILAQLILPVTPIQSRRLMASVQGTRPDWRRTLRNTARQGGELQQIARAKRRIRWPNLVVLCDISGSMSQYSRIILHFLHAAANANGQGWARVHGFTFGTRLTNITRHLHQRDVDAALAAAGSEAQDWEGGTRIGDCLHAFNRDWSRRVMGQGAVVLLITDGLDRGDPEALAREMQRLQLSSRRLIWLNPLLRWDGFAPRAQGIRAMLPYTDSFRAGHSIASLQDLAQVISSPSDAGEKARLMAMLD; encoded by the coding sequence GTGCCTGACACTCCGCCGCTCACCCTGCCGGACCACCCCAAGCTGGTCCAGAACCTCACCCATTTCGCCCGCGCCCTGCGCAAGGCGGGTCTGCCGATCGGTCCGGGCCGGGTGCTGGATGCGGTACAGGCGGTGGCCGCCGCAGGATTCACCAGCCGGACGGATTTCTACTGGGCCTTGCACGCCTGTTTCGTGACCAAGCCCGAGCAACGGGCGGTCTTCGCCCAGGTCTTCCGCCTGTTCTGGCGCGACCCGCGCTATCTGGAACACATGATGGCCGCCATGCTGCCCGCTATCCGCGGCGTGCAGGAGGACCGCGCCGCCAAACCGGCGGAAAAACGCGCCGCCGAGGCGCTGCTGGACGGTATGCAGGACCAGCCGGAGACACCGGACAAGGATGAGGACGGCACCGAAGTTGAGGTGGACACCACCCTCACCATGTCTGCCGAAGAACGCCTCAGAACCCTTGATTTCGAACAGATGAGCACGTCAGAGATTGCCGCCGCCAAACGCATCCTTGCGCAGCTCATCCTGCCGGTGACACCGATCCAGTCACGCCGCTTGATGGCCTCAGTGCAGGGGACACGTCCCGACTGGCGCCGCACTTTGCGCAATACAGCCCGCCAGGGCGGCGAATTGCAGCAGATCGCCCGCGCCAAGCGCCGCATCCGCTGGCCAAATCTGGTGGTGCTTTGCGATATCTCCGGCTCGATGAGCCAGTACAGCCGCATCATCCTGCATTTCCTGCACGCCGCCGCCAATGCAAATGGACAAGGCTGGGCCAGGGTGCATGGCTTCACTTTCGGCACCCGGCTGACAAATATCACCCGCCATCTGCATCAGCGCGACGTGGACGCGGCCCTGGCCGCAGCAGGATCAGAGGCGCAGGACTGGGAGGGCGGTACCCGGATCGGCGACTGCCTGCACGCCTTCAACCGGGACTGGTCGCGCCGGGTGATGGGGCAGGGCGCGGTGGTGCTTTTGATCACCGACGGGCTGGACCGCGGCGACCCGGAGGCTTTGGCCCGCGAGATGCAGCGGTTGCAGCTGTCGTCGCGCCGCCTGATCTGGTTGAACCCGCTGCTGCGCTGGGACGGTTTTGCCCCAAGGGCGCAGGGCATCCGCGCCATGCTGCCCTATACCGACAGTTTCCGCGCCGGCCATTCCATCGCCTCGCTGCAGGATCTGGCACAGGTGATCTCCAGCCCCTCCGATGCGGGCGAGAAAGCCAGGCTGATGGCAATGCTCGATTAA
- a CDS encoding AAA family ATPase: MQQAQSIGQVQQMLAEQGYVCGRSLATVVFLSLKLGRPLFLEGEAGTGKTEIAKAIAAALGRRLIRLQCYEGLDAASAVYEWNFAAQMVAIRTAEAAGSAERAALQAELFSADYLIERPLLQAMRPDEHGAPVLLIDEIDRTDEPFEAFLLEALSDFQVTIPELGTIQAPEPPIVILTSNRTREVHDALKRRCLYHWVDYPDFPREVEILNARAPGASQQLSREIVAFVQSLRTEDLFKKPGVAETIDWANCLLALDVIALSPEVIADTLGAILKYQDDIARLHGSEAKRILDQARASLDAA; encoded by the coding sequence ATGCAGCAGGCGCAATCCATCGGTCAGGTTCAGCAGATGCTGGCAGAGCAGGGCTATGTCTGCGGCAGGTCTCTGGCCACTGTGGTGTTCCTATCGCTGAAACTGGGCCGCCCGCTGTTTCTGGAGGGCGAGGCCGGCACCGGCAAAACCGAGATCGCCAAGGCCATTGCCGCCGCACTGGGCCGCCGCCTGATCCGGCTGCAATGCTACGAGGGGCTGGATGCCGCCAGCGCCGTCTATGAATGGAATTTCGCCGCCCAGATGGTCGCCATCCGCACCGCCGAGGCCGCAGGCAGCGCCGAACGCGCCGCCCTGCAGGCGGAACTCTTCTCCGCCGATTACCTGATCGAACGCCCGCTGTTGCAGGCGATGCGCCCCGATGAGCACGGCGCCCCCGTCCTGCTGATCGACGAAATCGACCGCACCGATGAACCGTTCGAGGCTTTCCTCCTGGAGGCGCTCAGCGATTTCCAGGTGACGATCCCCGAGCTTGGCACCATCCAGGCGCCGGAGCCGCCGATCGTCATCCTCACCTCCAACCGGACGCGGGAAGTGCATGACGCGCTGAAACGCCGCTGTCTCTATCATTGGGTCGACTACCCGGATTTCCCCCGCGAGGTCGAAATCCTCAACGCCCGCGCGCCCGGGGCCAGCCAGCAGCTCAGCCGCGAAATCGTCGCCTTCGTGCAATCCTTGCGCACCGAAGACCTGTTCAAGAAACCGGGGGTCGCCGAAACAATCGACTGGGCCAATTGCCTGCTGGCCCTCGACGTGATCGCCCTCAGCCCCGAGGTCATCGCAGACACCCTGGGCGCCATCCTCAAATACCAGGACGACATCGCCCGCCTGCACGGCTCCGAGGCCAAACGCATCCTGGATCAGGCCCGGGCAAGCCTGGATGCGGCCTGA